The following coding sequences are from one Thermostaphylospora chromogena window:
- a CDS encoding ABC transporter ATP-binding protein, whose product MTEANDNRAYAGSVRYWVGLVVMFWRLSPIRATVMAVLAWISALVPAAQIAMTAAAVDAAVAAAQGAPGASSGLFWAASGLVSIMVAAHVLQSAEDYLASILRLELAARIGELVMEKGVRMDMASYENPEVYDRLQRAYRESNGSRAFQIFAGLIATVTSLVKLVSISGVLLSWNPWIALIVLFSPVPAALANVIFGKLEYQVEYARSQNRRRTNYYQQLTTKDHSFKEVRLFQLGDFFISRYRALIRDFFKIDRSLARKQQAYSAGLGLLTVLASACALVFAMLSAVENRQFGQLTAYLQGVAGVGAAVQGLLAGLTGLYQNTLYAGNLFDFLNLPESRIASGTRDFPRRLTHGIEFRDVTFRYPGSTRNSVNGLSFFIPAGACCALVGENGAGKSTVVKLLTRLYEPTGGTILIDGHPIEEYDLDQLHRNIGVIFQDFIRYELTARENIGLGRVDALDDDEAIRTAAAHTGADEVIERLDGGYDATLGRHFEGGQQLSGGQWQKIAIARALMRGAPIVILDEPTAAIDAGAEVEIFDRFRRSQKGSTSLLIAHRFSTVRLADHILVLEDGRLLEQGTHAELMRMNGKYARLFNLQAAAYLSDEPVLVRDGDD is encoded by the coding sequence GTGACCGAGGCGAACGACAACCGCGCCTACGCGGGCAGCGTCCGGTACTGGGTCGGCCTGGTGGTCATGTTCTGGCGGCTGAGCCCGATCAGGGCGACCGTGATGGCGGTGCTCGCCTGGATCAGCGCCCTGGTGCCCGCGGCGCAGATCGCCATGACCGCGGCCGCGGTGGACGCCGCCGTCGCGGCCGCTCAGGGCGCGCCCGGCGCGTCGAGCGGGCTCTTCTGGGCGGCCAGCGGCCTGGTCTCGATCATGGTCGCGGCGCACGTGCTGCAGTCCGCGGAGGACTACCTGGCCTCGATCCTCCGGCTGGAGCTGGCCGCACGGATCGGCGAGCTGGTGATGGAGAAGGGCGTCAGGATGGACATGGCGTCCTATGAGAATCCCGAGGTCTACGACCGGCTGCAACGGGCCTACCGGGAAAGCAACGGCTCCAGGGCGTTTCAGATCTTCGCCGGGCTGATCGCCACCGTCACGTCCCTGGTGAAGCTGGTATCGATCAGTGGTGTCCTGCTGTCGTGGAATCCGTGGATAGCCCTGATCGTGCTGTTCTCCCCGGTCCCGGCGGCTCTGGCCAACGTGATCTTCGGCAAGCTGGAGTACCAGGTGGAGTACGCCCGGTCGCAGAACCGACGGCGCACCAACTACTACCAGCAGCTCACGACCAAGGACCACTCCTTCAAAGAGGTTCGGCTGTTCCAGCTCGGCGACTTCTTCATCTCCCGCTACCGCGCCCTGATCCGCGACTTCTTCAAGATCGACCGCTCGCTGGCCCGCAAGCAGCAGGCCTACAGCGCGGGCCTGGGCCTGCTGACCGTTCTCGCCTCCGCGTGTGCCCTGGTGTTCGCCATGCTCTCGGCCGTGGAGAACCGGCAGTTCGGCCAGCTCACCGCCTACCTGCAGGGCGTGGCCGGGGTCGGCGCCGCCGTCCAGGGGCTGCTGGCGGGCCTGACCGGCCTCTACCAGAACACCTTGTACGCCGGAAACCTGTTTGACTTCCTGAACCTGCCGGAAAGCCGCATCGCCTCCGGCACGCGGGACTTCCCGCGCCGGCTGACGCACGGCATCGAGTTCCGCGACGTCACCTTCCGCTATCCCGGCTCCACGAGGAACAGCGTCAACGGCCTGTCGTTCTTCATCCCCGCCGGGGCCTGCTGCGCGCTGGTGGGTGAGAACGGCGCCGGGAAGAGCACGGTCGTCAAACTGCTGACCCGCCTGTACGAGCCCACGGGGGGCACCATCCTCATCGATGGGCATCCCATCGAGGAGTACGACCTCGACCAGCTCCACCGCAACATCGGAGTGATATTCCAGGACTTCATCAGGTACGAGCTGACGGCCCGGGAGAACATCGGCCTCGGCCGTGTCGACGCGCTCGACGACGACGAGGCGATCCGGACGGCCGCCGCCCACACCGGCGCGGACGAGGTGATCGAGCGGCTCGACGGAGGCTACGACGCCACCCTGGGCCGTCACTTCGAGGGCGGCCAGCAGCTCTCCGGAGGCCAGTGGCAGAAGATCGCCATCGCCCGCGCGCTCATGCGCGGCGCCCCGATCGTCATCCTCGACGAGCCTACCGCGGCCATCGACGCCGGAGCCGAGGTGGAGATCTTCGACCGTTTCCGCCGCAGCCAGAAGGGGTCCACCTCCCTGCTCATCGCCCACCGTTTCTCCACCGTCCGGCTCGCCGACCACATCCTCGTCCTGGAAGACGGCAGGCTGCTGGAACAGGGCACGCACGCCGAGCTGATGAGGATGAACGGCAAGTACGCACGGCTGTTCAACCTCCAGGCCGCCGCCTACCTCTCCGACGAGCCCGTCCTGGTCCGGGACGGCGACGACTGA
- a CDS encoding LLM class flavin-dependent oxidoreductase codes for MISRPSVVIPVQPQEVSLPLLFARQAETWGARRLWLGQSHNLETFSLLSYLAGAGVRLPLGTCVAWTALRPPYTAGLVARSIAAMSGHPLVAGFGPATPAQVAAVRGRPYDSPVRATADYVRRVRELTEGAPVEVGAGVLRPAMARAVAPHAHVAITWLTPPRYLAERLVPVLRADTVAPRLATVVHFALAGPGRDPRVLADSAIRDHLRLPHYAGMLRLAGLDPEGDAESLIDAGVFVYGTVAEVLDRLAAYRAAGVDEIILNPSAAFFEHGPAAALADLEALFAALAAG; via the coding sequence ATGATCTCGCGTCCATCCGTGGTGATCCCGGTCCAGCCGCAGGAGGTGTCCCTGCCCCTGCTCTTCGCCCGCCAGGCCGAGACCTGGGGTGCGCGGCGGCTGTGGCTGGGCCAGTCCCACAACCTGGAGACCTTCTCGCTGCTGTCTTACCTTGCCGGGGCAGGAGTCCGGCTGCCCCTGGGAACCTGCGTGGCCTGGACGGCGCTGCGCCCGCCGTACACGGCCGGGCTGGTGGCGCGTTCGATCGCCGCGATGAGCGGGCACCCGCTGGTGGCGGGGTTCGGTCCGGCCACACCCGCCCAGGTCGCCGCGGTCCGCGGCCGCCCTTACGACTCCCCGGTCAGGGCGACCGCGGACTACGTGCGGCGGGTGCGCGAGCTGACCGAGGGGGCTCCGGTCGAGGTGGGCGCGGGGGTGCTGCGGCCGGCGATGGCGCGCGCCGTCGCGCCGCACGCGCACGTCGCCATCACCTGGCTCACTCCGCCCCGGTACCTCGCCGAACGACTCGTCCCCGTGCTGCGGGCCGACACGGTCGCCCCGCGCCTGGCCACCGTGGTCCACTTCGCCCTGGCCGGGCCGGGCCGCGATCCCAGGGTGCTCGCCGACAGCGCGATCCGCGACCACCTGCGCCTGCCGCACTACGCCGGCATGCTCCGCCTGGCCGGGCTCGATCCGGAAGGGGACGCCGAATCGCTCATCGATGCCGGCGTCTTCGTGTACGGCACGGTCGCGGAGGTGCTCGACCGGCTGGCCGCCTACCGCGCGGCCGGGGTCGACGAGATCATCCTCAATCCTTCCGCCGCCTTCTTCGAGCACGGTCCCGCGGCGGCGCTGGCGGATCTGGAGGCCCTGTTCGCCGCGCTCGCCGCGGGATGA
- a CDS encoding lanthionine synthetase C family protein: MIAPALRERAVATAVATMETLRDRERLADRKIAHPITGRPEVPWTPHSLDHGDIGLAVACAAFDELWPDGGWDVAGRTFVRAAIQAGYPHSPTSLFGGVAGLAFALRALSRGGERYPTAIGRVEAVLFARVEAFVDALPSAGGLAEADFDVISGLAGTAAHLVTAAPYSPPAARLLERIMTRFTAWADEREPLGFWTPPERVGAFEREYTPQLRAGYLNLGVAHGIAGVLGAACLAHLSGRCDLDLRPLISSLAGRLCAAVRTTPWGADIPYHEGPQATGPTRTAWCYGNPGVARMLQLAARCCDRPEWEAVGAALLRDALARDAEARNIASTSFCHGAAGMVHLLRRFLEDAAEPDPVLAGHLERELAELLDRYDPAARFGYRDLHPHAGPQDHPGLLEGAAGVAAVLAAFGSDTPMLWERAFLTG; encoded by the coding sequence GTGATCGCTCCGGCACTGCGCGAACGCGCCGTGGCCACGGCGGTGGCCACGATGGAGACCCTTCGCGACCGGGAACGACTGGCCGACCGGAAGATCGCCCATCCCATCACCGGGCGGCCGGAGGTGCCCTGGACCCCGCACAGCCTCGACCACGGTGACATCGGTCTGGCCGTGGCCTGCGCCGCATTCGACGAACTGTGGCCCGACGGCGGCTGGGACGTGGCGGGCCGGACGTTCGTGCGTGCCGCGATCCAGGCCGGCTACCCGCACTCGCCGACATCCCTGTTCGGCGGAGTCGCCGGGCTCGCTTTCGCGTTGCGTGCCCTGTCCCGGGGCGGGGAACGCTACCCCACCGCCATCGGCCGGGTCGAGGCCGTGCTGTTCGCCCGCGTCGAGGCGTTCGTCGACGCCCTGCCGTCCGCGGGCGGCCTGGCCGAGGCCGACTTCGACGTGATCAGCGGTCTCGCCGGCACCGCCGCCCACCTGGTGACGGCCGCCCCGTACTCCCCGCCCGCCGCCCGCCTGCTGGAACGGATCATGACCCGCTTCACCGCGTGGGCGGACGAGCGCGAACCGCTGGGGTTCTGGACCCCGCCGGAACGGGTGGGGGCGTTCGAACGCGAGTACACGCCCCAGCTCCGCGCCGGCTACCTCAACCTGGGCGTCGCGCACGGCATCGCGGGCGTGCTGGGCGCCGCCTGTCTCGCCCACCTGTCCGGACGGTGCGACCTGGACCTGCGGCCGCTGATCTCCTCCCTGGCCGGACGGCTGTGCGCCGCCGTGCGGACGACCCCGTGGGGGGCGGACATCCCGTACCACGAAGGGCCGCAGGCGACCGGGCCGACCCGCACCGCCTGGTGCTACGGCAACCCGGGGGTGGCGCGGATGCTGCAACTCGCCGCGCGCTGCTGCGACCGGCCCGAGTGGGAGGCCGTGGGAGCGGCGCTGCTGCGCGACGCGCTGGCCCGTGACGCGGAGGCCAGGAACATCGCCTCCACGAGCTTCTGCCACGGAGCGGCGGGCATGGTGCACCTGCTCAGACGTTTCCTGGAGGACGCGGCCGAGCCCGATCCGGTGCTGGCCGGGCACCTGGAACGCGAGCTGGCCGAGTTGCTCGACCGCTACGACCCGGCGGCGCGTTTCGGATACCGGGACCTCCACCCGCACGCCGGACCGCAGGATCATCCCGGCCTTCTTGAAGGGGCGGCCGGTGTGGCCGCGGTGCTGGCGGCGTTCGGCTCCGACACGCCCATGCTGTGGGAGCGCGCCTTCCTCACCGGCTGA
- a CDS encoding lantibiotic dehydratase produces the protein MELPRYEVAPTVMVRTPFLPVLPRSPEPVPLEAVWVASPSLARLYEQYTADPSAVPDKRRRRLTDALARYEIRARTRPTPFGLFSGVGAVSWGERLDLRVGPREEFRRFARLEFTQVQALVRDLEREQTHRGELTLYANPAMHRHAGRVFLYHRDLHGTKSSGETLSVRFTPPLEAVVEWAREPIAYTVLLDKLLARHPDVPTEVLRDFLDELIDQGLLLSTLRPTMADADPLGRLVAELGERSSPAAQRARRIAAAVAAYRAEPLGAGAGQLRELLAELGDGVDRERCVQVDMSVPISGTLPAELAEAARRALDALFRLSPLETTPAHLASYAEEFAERYGEREVPILELLDEHIGLGPPAGYANPRPAASRRVAAASPPHAGFLRTLAARAQASGALEVELTGEELARLDPPSGHHPPSVDMFLLLARTGDDWLAVLSPVGTGIPAGRAFGRFWHLDERLADHVRRCARHEAEAETDALIADIGYAHPDGHVSNLMLVPRAHAAEITLGATPADFGRHLPLSDIVVGLAGGRLYARSRTLGRRVLVRSAHMVTPLNAPNAVRLLMELSEQGMWRPAWDWGELAGRPALPRVRVGRIVLAPARWRLPERPDGTPDPDADLERWCAEWSVPRYVYAGQFDNRLLLDLASDSGRELLRQQMRKGVEAVEEALPGPEHAAARGHDGSAYMAEVVISLLADRPRPTPAPPVRDDTVYPTAARLVPPGRDWWYFKLYGPSSLQNTVLRRLGERLDEEWFFVRYADPQPHLRIRVRARGASPFPVMADLLDQGLVADVRLAVYDRELERYGGVTAMEESERVFCAETHSIIRLLSLTGRGRRDRPGAEADAQDLAALSIDTLLTGLGLSRPERVAVYRSMRDGYAEEFADDPGLDRKRLNREVNERKRRLRALLHGDPPDEDVRRWRAEFSAVLADVGSAPPAVPSLVHMHANRLGLTRSEEYRVIHRLYEVGKDILHRTAAP, from the coding sequence ATGGAACTTCCGCGCTATGAGGTCGCACCGACGGTCATGGTCCGCACGCCTTTCCTTCCGGTGCTGCCGCGTTCGCCGGAGCCGGTGCCGCTGGAGGCGGTGTGGGTGGCGAGCCCGTCGCTGGCCCGACTGTATGAGCAGTACACGGCGGACCCGTCGGCGGTGCCGGACAAGCGCCGCCGCCGGCTCACGGACGCGCTGGCCCGATACGAGATCAGGGCCAGGACACGACCGACGCCGTTCGGATTGTTCAGCGGGGTCGGCGCGGTCTCCTGGGGCGAGCGGCTGGACCTGCGGGTGGGGCCGCGCGAGGAGTTCCGCCGGTTCGCGCGGCTGGAGTTCACACAGGTGCAGGCCCTGGTCCGCGACCTGGAACGGGAACAGACCCACCGCGGTGAGCTGACCCTTTACGCCAACCCGGCGATGCACCGGCACGCGGGCCGCGTCTTCCTGTACCACCGGGATCTGCACGGCACCAAAAGCTCGGGTGAGACGCTGTCGGTGCGGTTCACCCCTCCGTTGGAGGCGGTCGTCGAATGGGCACGCGAACCCATCGCGTACACGGTGCTGCTGGACAAGCTCCTGGCGCGGCATCCCGACGTCCCCACCGAGGTGCTGCGCGACTTCCTGGACGAGCTCATCGACCAGGGCCTGCTGCTGAGCACCTTGCGCCCGACCATGGCGGACGCCGACCCGCTCGGCCGCCTGGTCGCCGAACTGGGCGAGCGGTCCTCCCCGGCCGCGCAGCGCGCCCGCCGCATCGCCGCTGCGGTGGCGGCCTACCGGGCCGAGCCGCTGGGCGCGGGAGCGGGACAGCTGAGGGAGCTGCTCGCGGAACTCGGCGACGGCGTGGACCGGGAGCGCTGCGTCCAGGTGGACATGAGCGTGCCGATCAGCGGCACTCTCCCCGCGGAGCTGGCCGAAGCAGCCCGGCGGGCGCTCGACGCGCTCTTCCGCCTCTCCCCGCTGGAGACCACCCCCGCCCATCTGGCGAGCTACGCCGAGGAGTTCGCCGAACGGTACGGCGAGCGGGAGGTGCCCATCCTGGAACTGCTGGATGAGCACATCGGGCTCGGCCCGCCCGCCGGTTACGCCAATCCGCGTCCCGCCGCGTCCCGCCGGGTCGCGGCCGCGTCACCGCCCCATGCCGGATTCCTGCGTACGCTGGCCGCCCGCGCCCAGGCGAGCGGCGCGCTCGAGGTCGAACTGACGGGGGAGGAGCTGGCCCGGCTGGACCCGCCGTCCGGCCACCACCCGCCGTCGGTGGACATGTTCCTGCTGCTGGCCCGGACCGGCGACGACTGGCTGGCCGTGCTGTCGCCGGTGGGTACGGGGATCCCGGCGGGGCGCGCCTTCGGCCGCTTCTGGCACCTGGACGAACGCCTGGCGGACCACGTGCGCCGTTGCGCCCGGCACGAGGCCGAGGCCGAGACCGACGCGCTGATCGCGGACATCGGTTACGCCCACCCCGACGGGCACGTCAGCAACCTGATGCTGGTCCCCAGGGCGCACGCCGCCGAGATCACCCTCGGTGCGACCCCGGCGGACTTCGGCCGGCACCTGCCGCTGTCCGACATCGTCGTCGGCCTGGCCGGGGGACGGCTCTACGCGCGCTCCAGGACGCTGGGCCGCCGCGTCCTGGTGCGGTCCGCCCACATGGTGACCCCCCTCAACGCGCCCAACGCGGTCAGGCTGCTGATGGAGCTGTCGGAACAGGGCATGTGGCGTCCGGCGTGGGACTGGGGCGAACTGGCCGGACGTCCCGCGCTCCCGCGGGTACGGGTGGGAAGGATCGTGCTGGCCCCGGCCAGGTGGCGGCTGCCCGAACGGCCCGACGGCACCCCCGACCCGGACGCCGACCTGGAACGCTGGTGCGCGGAGTGGTCGGTGCCGCGGTACGTGTACGCCGGGCAGTTCGACAACCGGCTGCTGCTGGACCTGGCCTCCGACAGCGGCCGGGAGCTGCTGCGGCAGCAGATGCGCAAGGGGGTGGAGGCCGTAGAGGAGGCCCTGCCGGGACCGGAGCACGCCGCGGCGCGGGGCCACGACGGGTCCGCGTACATGGCCGAGGTCGTCATCTCCCTGCTCGCCGACCGGCCGCGCCCCACCCCCGCCCCGCCGGTCCGGGACGATACCGTCTACCCGACGGCGGCGCGGCTGGTACCGCCCGGCCGGGATTGGTGGTACTTCAAGCTCTACGGCCCGTCCTCGCTGCAGAACACGGTGCTCAGACGGCTGGGGGAGCGGCTCGACGAGGAGTGGTTCTTCGTCCGCTACGCCGATCCGCAGCCGCATCTGCGCATCCGGGTCCGCGCGCGGGGGGCGTCCCCCTTCCCCGTCATGGCCGACCTTCTGGACCAGGGGCTCGTCGCCGACGTCCGGCTCGCAGTGTACGACCGGGAGCTGGAACGGTACGGCGGCGTGACGGCGATGGAGGAGAGCGAACGCGTCTTCTGCGCGGAGACGCACTCGATCATACGCCTGCTGTCCTTGACCGGCAGGGGACGCCGCGACCGCCCCGGCGCCGAGGCCGACGCCCAGGATCTGGCCGCGCTCAGCATCGACACCCTGCTCACCGGGCTCGGCCTGTCCCGCCCGGAACGCGTCGCCGTGTATCGGTCCATGCGCGACGGTTACGCCGAGGAGTTCGCCGACGACCCCGGCCTGGATCGCAAACGGCTCAACCGCGAGGTCAACGAGCGCAAACGACGGCTGCGCGCGCTGCTGCACGGCGACCCGCCGGATGAGGACGTCCGCCGCTGGCGGGCGGAGTTCTCGGCGGTGCTCGCCGACGTGGGGTCCGCCCCGCCGGCCGTGCCGAGCCTGGTGCACATGCACGCCAACCGGCTCGGCCTCACCAGGAGCGAGGAGTACCGCGTGATCCACCGGCTCTACGAGGTCGGCAAGGACATCCTCCACCGGACGGCCGCGCCGTGA
- a CDS encoding ATP-grasp domain-containing protein, translated as MSCERPPRLCWIYPDRSSAWLRRAEDEGLWERYRRVAGRLGLRVSVHAPETVSVDARVPLAYLDGEPVTPTEAIFITDLYALPHQTVDVCNQVTLFTVLEQLGFHLPIPPSIACLTAEKAATLLFLRDCPAPPVPSVRICAGRDGARAHYLPALAGLAFPLLVKPAYWGTGIGVCVVRDLDAFQGVVSLAGGSDTALIVQPYFEDVVDYRVYLIEGRPHAALRTEKAGGRRVAGYVEVPEELRKAVSWISSRLPLPYLAVDFLFDGERFWLSEVEPDGAVEPSDDGLGDALVMRRFQAYLKAFGKKFSM; from the coding sequence ATGTCGTGTGAGCGTCCTCCGCGACTGTGCTGGATCTACCCGGACCGGAGCAGCGCGTGGCTACGACGTGCTGAGGACGAAGGGCTGTGGGAGCGGTACCGGCGCGTCGCCGGACGGCTCGGCCTGCGCGTGTCGGTGCACGCTCCCGAGACGGTCTCGGTCGACGCCCGCGTCCCGCTGGCCTACCTCGACGGCGAGCCGGTGACCCCCACAGAAGCGATCTTCATCACCGATCTGTACGCGCTGCCGCATCAGACGGTGGACGTCTGCAACCAGGTGACGCTGTTCACGGTGCTGGAGCAGCTCGGCTTCCACCTGCCGATCCCACCGTCGATCGCCTGTCTGACGGCCGAGAAGGCCGCCACCCTGCTGTTCCTGCGCGACTGCCCCGCGCCGCCGGTACCCAGCGTCCGCATCTGCGCCGGACGCGACGGCGCCCGCGCACACTACCTGCCCGCGCTGGCAGGGCTGGCCTTTCCGCTCCTGGTCAAACCCGCCTACTGGGGGACGGGGATCGGGGTGTGCGTGGTACGCGACCTGGACGCCTTCCAGGGCGTGGTCTCGCTCGCCGGCGGCTCGGACACGGCGCTGATCGTGCAGCCCTACTTCGAGGACGTCGTCGACTACCGCGTCTACCTCATCGAGGGCCGGCCGCACGCGGCGCTGCGCACCGAGAAGGCGGGCGGCAGGCGGGTGGCGGGCTACGTGGAGGTGCCCGAGGAGCTGCGAAAAGCGGTCTCGTGGATCTCGTCACGGCTGCCGCTGCCCTATCTGGCGGTGGATTTCCTTTTCGACGGCGAGCGGTTCTGGCTGTCGGAGGTCGAGCCCGACGGCGCCGTTGAGCCGTCGGACGACGGTCTGGGGGACGCGTTGGTCATGCGACGTTTTCAGGCGTATCTGAAGGCGTTCGGAAAAAAGTTCTCCATGTGA
- a CDS encoding gallidermin/nisin family lantibiotic: MSDFDLDPEVDRHPQTPTPESPQITSVSLCTPGCQTGFLACFSQACNPTGGCKISK; this comes from the coding sequence ATGAGCGACTTTGACCTCGACCCCGAAGTCGACCGTCACCCCCAGACCCCCACCCCGGAATCGCCCCAGATCACCAGCGTTTCGCTGTGCACGCCGGGATGCCAGACCGGCTTCCTGGCCTGCTTCTCCCAGGCGTGCAACCCCACCGGCGGCTGCAAGATCAGCAAGTGA
- a CDS encoding ABC transporter ATP-binding protein — MNTGGYELEVIELNQRFGSHQVLKDVTIRVRRGEIYGLLGPNGAGKSTLMKILLGMQRPRSGRILLCGAEQSRETLAQVGGMVELPGLWENLTGAEHMAIHTRLRGTPRERGTEELIRFGLGDARDVKVKKYSLGMRWRLAIGIAMLHRPRLLVLDEPTNGLDPGGIRQMRDLIRALPEEGTTVLISSHNLPEIAQICDRVGVLAEGRIVYEGPVAGVGYQGDLEEGFLRLVEAAKTRE, encoded by the coding sequence GTGAACACCGGCGGTTACGAGCTGGAGGTGATCGAGCTCAACCAGCGCTTCGGCTCTCACCAGGTGCTCAAGGATGTGACCATACGTGTCCGGCGCGGGGAGATCTACGGGCTGCTGGGGCCCAACGGGGCCGGCAAGAGCACGCTGATGAAGATCCTGCTGGGCATGCAGCGGCCCCGGTCGGGGCGCATACTGCTGTGCGGAGCAGAGCAGAGCCGCGAGACGCTGGCCCAGGTGGGCGGCATGGTGGAACTGCCCGGCCTGTGGGAGAACCTGACCGGCGCCGAGCACATGGCCATCCACACCCGGTTACGCGGCACACCGCGGGAGCGGGGGACGGAAGAGCTGATCAGATTCGGCCTGGGCGACGCCCGCGACGTGAAGGTGAAGAAGTACTCGCTCGGCATGCGGTGGCGCCTGGCCATCGGCATCGCGATGCTGCACCGGCCGCGTCTCCTCGTCCTCGACGAGCCCACGAACGGACTGGATCCGGGCGGCATCCGCCAGATGCGCGACCTCATCCGCGCCCTGCCGGAGGAGGGGACCACGGTCCTGATCTCCAGCCACAACCTGCCGGAGATCGCGCAGATCTGCGACAGGGTGGGTGTGCTGGCCGAGGGGCGCATCGTGTACGAGGGACCGGTGGCGGGCGTGGGCTACCAGGGAGATCTGGAAGAGGGCTTCCTGCGGCTGGTGGAGGCGGCGAAGACCCGCGAATGA
- a CDS encoding ABC transporter permease, which yields MTTLSHRPPGLLTVAGTELLRLRRGFPFWYTVIIAVIMLGSMLLLTFAMGDAAGGLWRAVRNPTVEFWYVYLPMHAALLAALSVNQDQAALRFLLSYPISRAHLFIGKFAALLALTLTAQTVLFVMLVLANAAWGDEPVASIALYAYLPWVVSLGLLALTQVLATWAGTGVTIAVGGVGLLAGALTADKDIWMWVPFGWPLRSILPLVEMYGSGIALPPGPHPLKDTGVIPVAICLSFALLAVSLAMGSFLMRRKQL from the coding sequence ATGACCACTCTCTCCCATCGGCCTCCCGGCCTGCTCACCGTGGCGGGAACCGAACTGCTCCGCCTGCGCCGGGGTTTCCCCTTCTGGTACACGGTGATCATCGCGGTCATCATGCTGGGGTCGATGCTGCTGCTGACGTTCGCGATGGGCGACGCGGCCGGCGGCCTGTGGCGCGCCGTGCGGAATCCGACGGTCGAGTTCTGGTACGTCTACCTGCCGATGCACGCGGCCCTGCTGGCCGCGCTGTCGGTGAACCAGGACCAGGCGGCGCTGCGCTTCCTGCTGTCGTACCCCATCTCCCGCGCTCACCTGTTCATCGGCAAGTTCGCCGCCCTGCTGGCGCTCACGCTGACCGCGCAGACCGTGCTGTTCGTCATGCTCGTGCTGGCCAACGCGGCATGGGGCGATGAGCCGGTCGCCTCGATCGCCTTGTACGCCTACCTGCCCTGGGTGGTGAGCCTGGGGCTGTTGGCGCTGACCCAGGTCCTGGCCACGTGGGCCGGGACGGGCGTCACGATCGCCGTCGGCGGGGTCGGCCTGCTGGCCGGCGCGCTCACGGCGGACAAGGACATCTGGATGTGGGTACCGTTCGGCTGGCCGCTGCGCTCGATCCTCCCGCTGGTGGAGATGTACGGCAGCGGCATCGCCCTGCCGCCCGGTCCTCATCCGCTCAAAGACACCGGCGTCATACCGGTGGCGATCTGCCTGTCCTTCGCCCTGCTCGCGGTCTCGCTGGCGATGGGCTCGTTCCTGATGAGGAGGAAGCAGTTGTGA